One genomic segment of Caloranaerobacter ferrireducens includes these proteins:
- a CDS encoding isoprenyl transferase, whose protein sequence is MFGNTREEVLKVEKLKSLIDKNKLPRHVAIIMDGNGRWAKKRFLPRTAGHKEGVERVKEIVKACGNLGIEYLTLYAFSTENWARPKDEVDTLMKLLVEYLRKELDTLHKNNVRIMVLGNIDELPDLPKKEIIKAIEKTKNNEKLILNIALNYGSRDEIIQAVRNIILDVKHNKINIEEINKENFKKYLYTRNQPDPDLLIRTSGEQRVSNFLLYQIAYSEFYFTNTLWPDFKEEHLYKAILEYQNRERRFGKI, encoded by the coding sequence ATGTTTGGGAATACACGTGAAGAAGTTCTAAAAGTAGAAAAACTAAAAAGTTTAATAGATAAAAATAAATTACCAAGACATGTTGCGATAATAATGGATGGAAACGGAAGATGGGCTAAAAAAAGATTTTTACCAAGGACTGCAGGACATAAAGAAGGAGTTGAAAGAGTAAAAGAGATAGTTAAAGCATGTGGAAACTTAGGGATTGAATATTTGACATTATATGCTTTTTCAACTGAAAACTGGGCAAGGCCTAAAGATGAAGTGGATACTTTAATGAAGTTACTAGTAGAATATTTAAGAAAAGAACTAGATACACTACATAAAAATAATGTAAGAATTATGGTTTTAGGTAATATTGATGAATTGCCGGATTTACCAAAAAAAGAAATAATCAAAGCTATTGAGAAAACTAAAAATAATGAAAAACTTATTTTGAATATAGCATTAAATTATGGATCAAGAGATGAAATTATACAAGCTGTTAGAAATATAATACTTGATGTAAAACACAATAAAATAAATATTGAAGAAATAAATAAAGAGAATTTTAAAAAATATTTGTATACAAGAAATCAACCAGATCCAGATCTTTTGATAAGAACTAGTGGAGAACAAAGAGTAAGTAATTTTTTACTATATCAAATTGCTTATTCAGAGTTTTATTTTACAAATACATTATGGCCAGATTTTAAAGAAGAACATTTGTATAAAGCAATACTTGAGTATCAAAATCGAGAGAGAAGATTTGGGAAAATATAG
- the frr gene encoding ribosome recycling factor, which yields MYLEVHKTTEEKMKKTLKVYKEEIMGIKAGRANPALLDRIMVDYYGTPTPLKQIANISAPEPRLLVIQAWDANAVPAIEKAIIKSDLGLNPSIDNKVIRLNIPQLTEERRKELIKHLKKLTENAKVAVRNERRDANDHLKKMEKAGELTQDDLRKAEEEVQKLTDKYIEEINKLFEKKEKELLEV from the coding sequence ATGTATTTGGAAGTTCATAAAACGACAGAAGAAAAAATGAAAAAAACTTTAAAAGTTTATAAAGAAGAGATTATGGGTATTAAAGCTGGTCGAGCTAATCCAGCTTTATTAGACAGAATTATGGTTGACTATTATGGTACACCTACGCCTCTTAAGCAAATAGCTAATATTTCAGCTCCCGAACCTAGACTTTTAGTTATTCAAGCTTGGGATGCTAATGCAGTTCCAGCTATCGAAAAAGCCATTATTAAATCAGATTTAGGATTAAATCCATCAATCGATAACAAAGTTATAAGGCTAAACATACCACAGCTTACAGAAGAAAGAAGAAAAGAGTTAATAAAACATTTGAAAAAATTAACGGAAAATGCAAAAGTAGCAGTAAGAAATGAGAGAAGAGATGCAAATGACCATTTAAAAAAGATGGAGAAAGCTGGAGAATTAACTCAAGATGATTTAAGAAAAGCTGAAGAAGAAGTTCAGAAACTGACTGATAAGTATATTGAAGAGATTAATAAATTATTTGAAAAGAAAGAAAAGGAATTGTTGGAGGTATAG
- the pyrH gene encoding UMP kinase, whose protein sequence is MKEVKYKRIILKLSGEALAGDKGFGIDKATIMNIAKQIKTLNELNVETSIVVGGGNFWRGKKSGVGMDRTTADYMGMLATVINALAMQDALESLGVFTRVQTAIEMRQIAEPYIRRKAVRHLEKGRVVIFAAGTGNPYFSTDTTAALRAAEIEADVILLAKKGVDGVYDSDPLLNPDAKKFEVIDYKDILNLGLGVMDSTAASLCMDNQIPIIVFGIEQPENIVKVVMGEKIGTQVKEV, encoded by the coding sequence ATGAAAGAAGTTAAATATAAGAGAATTATACTTAAGTTAAGTGGGGAAGCTTTAGCTGGAGATAAAGGCTTTGGTATTGATAAAGCTACAATAATGAATATAGCAAAGCAGATTAAAACTCTAAATGAGCTCAATGTAGAGACTTCTATAGTAGTAGGTGGAGGTAATTTTTGGAGAGGTAAAAAAAGTGGTGTAGGAATGGATAGAACGACTGCTGACTATATGGGCATGTTAGCAACTGTAATAAATGCTTTGGCTATGCAGGATGCACTAGAAAGTTTGGGAGTGTTTACTAGAGTGCAAACGGCGATAGAAATGAGACAAATAGCAGAGCCTTATATAAGGCGAAAAGCAGTGAGACATTTAGAAAAAGGTAGAGTAGTGATTTTTGCAGCGGGTACAGGAAATCCATATTTTTCAACAGATACTACAGCAGCTCTAAGAGCAGCGGAAATTGAGGCGGATGTAATTTTATTGGCTAAAAAGGGTGTTGATGGAGTATATGATTCAGATCCATTATTGAATCCAGATGCAAAAAAGTTCGAAGTAATTGACTATAAAGATATTTTAAATTTAGGATTAGGTGTTATGGATTCAACGGCAGCATCATTATGTATGGATAACCAAATACCAATTATAGTTTTTGGCATTGAGCAACCAGAAAACATTGTTAAAGTAGTTATGGGTGAAAAAATAGGTACTCAAGTAAAGGAGGTTTAA
- the tsf gene encoding translation elongation factor Ts — MAVTASMVKELRERTGAGMLDCKKALVEANGDLEKAVEILRKKGLSKAAKKAGRVAAEGIVDSYIHGGRIGVLVEVNSETDFVAKNEEFRQFVRDIAMQIAAQNPKYVSREEVPTEVIEKEKEILKQQALNEGKPEHIVEKMVEGRLEKFYKEVCLLEQPFIKDPDVTIKDILTEKIAKIGENIKIRRFVRYEVGEGIEKKQENFAEEVAKQIKM, encoded by the coding sequence ATGGCTGTAACAGCTTCTATGGTAAAAGAGTTGAGAGAAAGAACAGGAGCAGGCATGTTAGATTGTAAAAAAGCTTTAGTTGAGGCAAATGGTGATTTAGAAAAAGCAGTTGAAATATTAAGAAAGAAAGGTTTATCAAAAGCAGCTAAAAAAGCAGGAAGAGTAGCTGCTGAAGGTATTGTAGATTCTTACATACATGGTGGAAGAATAGGTGTACTTGTAGAAGTGAACAGTGAAACTGATTTTGTTGCAAAGAATGAAGAATTCAGACAATTTGTACGTGATATAGCTATGCAAATTGCTGCACAGAATCCTAAATATGTATCAAGAGAAGAAGTACCAACAGAAGTAATTGAAAAAGAAAAAGAGATTTTAAAACAACAAGCTTTAAATGAAGGTAAACCTGAGCATATTGTTGAAAAAATGGTAGAAGGACGTTTAGAAAAATTCTATAAGGAAGTATGTTTACTAGAACAACCTTTTATAAAAGATCCAGATGTAACAATTAAGGATATATTGACAGAGAAGATAGCAAAGATAGGAGAAAATATAAAAATAAGAAGATTTGTTAGATATGAAGTAGGCGAAGGAATTGAGAAAAAACAAGAGAATTTTGCAGAAGAAGTAGCTAAACAAATTAAGATGTAA
- the rpsB gene encoding 30S ribosomal protein S2 yields MAVITMKQLLEAGVHFGHQTRRWNPKMAEYIFTERNGIYIIDLQKTVEKIEEAYKFIKEIVENGGQVLFVGTKKQAQESIQQEASRCGMHYVNQRWLGGMLTNYKTIKKRVDRLHELKRMEEEGTFDVLPKKEVIKLRHEAERLEKFLGGIKNMKGLPDVLFVVDPRKEKIAVKEARTLGIPVVAIVDTNCDPDEVDYVIPGNDDAIRAVKLLTQTIANAVLEGKQGEQDNE; encoded by the coding sequence ATGGCAGTGATAACAATGAAACAACTTCTAGAAGCTGGTGTTCATTTTGGACATCAAACTAGAAGATGGAACCCAAAAATGGCAGAGTACATTTTTACTGAAAGAAATGGGATTTACATTATTGACCTTCAAAAAACAGTTGAAAAAATTGAAGAAGCATACAAGTTTATAAAAGAAATTGTTGAAAATGGAGGTCAAGTGCTTTTCGTTGGTACTAAAAAACAAGCACAAGAATCTATTCAGCAAGAAGCAAGTAGATGTGGTATGCACTATGTGAATCAAAGATGGTTAGGTGGTATGCTTACTAACTATAAGACAATTAAAAAGAGAGTAGACAGGTTACATGAGTTAAAGAGAATGGAAGAGGAAGGCACTTTTGATGTATTACCTAAGAAAGAGGTAATTAAATTAAGACATGAAGCTGAAAGATTAGAGAAGTTTTTAGGTGGAATTAAAAATATGAAAGGCCTTCCAGATGTATTATTTGTAGTGGATCCAAGGAAAGAAAAGATAGCAGTTAAAGAAGCTCGAACTCTTGGAATACCAGTTGTAGCTATTGTAGATACTAATTGCGATCCAGATGAAGTGGATTACGTAATTCCTGGTAATGATGATGCTATTAGAGCAGTTAAGTTACTAACACAAACAATAGCAAATGCTGTACTAGAAGGAAAGCAAGGAGAACAAGATAACGAGTAA
- a CDS encoding DUF342 domain-containing protein — protein sequence MGTKTDKLEKNLLKKNNINDFEFKYLEDGVYIYINTTVRNKISLSDVLEKINRKQIKEYDLETIVNAINEAKSNFVRIAPKQNEMLIDEEALIDISEDKMYGYVTLLPPDGGRNIEFDEFVNKVKEEIKYGLDYDKLKEIFENKVYNEKICVAKGKKPVQGQDSYIRWHFNIENKHKPKILKDGSVDYRNLNIINNVKKGQLLAERIPATNGENGITVTGEIIPSIKGKEKFLKVGKNVVLSEDRNAAYALKDGQVIYQDEKIVVYEVYEITGNVDNATGNIIFNGTVRIKGNVITGFCVKAMSNVEINGVVEGAAVESNGNIIVKRGIQGYHKGKLISKGNIYTKFIENSNIYANLDVHAEAIMHSKVISGNNIEVNGKKGLIVGGFCKAKNEIKAKTIGSPMGTVTVLEVGIDPELKLKHTELKNKINAIKSNLEKVDKTIKLFTRLAKNNSLSDEKKELLVKIIDSRQLLANQLETLKEQFIGIEEKLKSQTNGKVKVEREIFPGVKITIGNSVMFVREKLGPCTFINVDGEIKITSFE from the coding sequence ATGGGCACAAAAACTGATAAATTAGAAAAGAATTTATTAAAGAAAAATAATATTAATGATTTTGAGTTTAAATATTTAGAAGATGGAGTTTATATTTACATAAACACTACTGTAAGAAATAAAATAAGTTTATCTGATGTACTGGAAAAAATTAACAGGAAGCAGATAAAAGAATATGATTTAGAGACGATTGTTAATGCAATAAATGAAGCTAAAAGTAATTTTGTACGAATTGCACCGAAACAGAATGAAATGTTGATTGATGAAGAAGCATTAATTGATATCTCGGAAGATAAGATGTATGGCTATGTAACTTTGTTACCACCTGATGGCGGTAGAAATATAGAGTTTGATGAATTTGTAAATAAGGTAAAAGAAGAAATAAAATATGGACTTGATTATGATAAACTAAAAGAAATTTTTGAAAATAAAGTTTATAATGAAAAGATCTGTGTTGCCAAAGGGAAAAAGCCAGTGCAAGGACAAGATAGTTATATCAGATGGCATTTTAATATTGAGAATAAACACAAACCAAAGATTTTAAAAGATGGTAGTGTAGATTATAGAAATTTAAACATAATAAATAATGTTAAAAAAGGTCAGTTGTTAGCAGAAAGAATTCCTGCTACAAATGGTGAGAATGGTATTACTGTAACTGGGGAAATTATACCTTCTATTAAAGGTAAAGAAAAATTTTTGAAAGTAGGTAAAAATGTAGTTTTATCTGAGGATAGGAATGCAGCATATGCATTAAAAGATGGACAAGTTATATATCAAGATGAGAAAATTGTTGTTTATGAAGTATATGAAATTACTGGAAATGTAGATAATGCAACAGGCAATATTATTTTTAATGGTACGGTAAGAATAAAAGGAAATGTTATTACAGGTTTTTGTGTAAAGGCAATGAGTAATGTTGAAATAAATGGGGTAGTTGAAGGAGCTGCTGTTGAAAGTAATGGCAATATTATAGTTAAAAGAGGTATACAGGGGTATCATAAAGGAAAACTAATATCTAAAGGAAATATTTATACAAAGTTTATTGAAAATAGCAATATCTATGCTAATTTGGATGTACATGCAGAAGCAATAATGCATAGTAAAGTAATTTCTGGTAATAATATTGAAGTAAATGGTAAGAAAGGTTTAATTGTTGGTGGGTTTTGTAAAGCCAAAAATGAAATTAAAGCAAAAACGATAGGTTCACCAATGGGCACTGTAACGGTATTAGAAGTAGGAATAGATCCAGAATTAAAACTAAAACATACAGAATTAAAAAATAAAATAAATGCAATAAAGTCGAATTTAGAAAAGGTTGATAAAACGATAAAATTATTTACTAGATTAGCAAAAAATAATAGTCTATCTGATGAAAAAAAAGAATTACTTGTCAAAATTATAGATAGTAGACAACTTTTAGCTAATCAATTAGAAACTTTAAAAGAACAGTTTATTGGTATAGAAGAAAAACTAAAATCACAGACTAATGGCAAGGTTAAAGTAGAAAGAGAAATTTTCCCAGGGGTTAAAATTACGATTGGAAACAGTGTTATGTTTGTAAGAGAGAAACTTGGACCATGTACTTTTATAAATGTTGACGGAGAAATAAAGATTACTTCGTTTGAATAA
- a CDS encoding FliA/WhiG family RNA polymerase sigma factor codes for MTIEEIWDRYKSTNNIEYKKKLIEEYVYLVKIVAGRLYNYYSGNIEFDDLLSYGIFGLIDAIEKFDINRGLKFETYAQIRVRGAIIDNLRKLDWIPRSLRKKAKELEEIVRELENNLGRTVTYKDVAKKLNIDEKEVEKLFREISIYNIVSLEDIIASGNEIIFKNNYDTPEGQFEKKEIKSILSRIIDTLPEKEKLVISLYYYDELTYKEISEILGVSESRISQLHSKALISIKSKLKHIGIFN; via the coding sequence ATGACCATTGAAGAAATTTGGGATAGGTACAAATCTACCAATAATATTGAATACAAAAAAAAATTGATTGAAGAATATGTATATCTAGTTAAAATCGTAGCTGGAAGGCTATATAATTATTACAGCGGTAATATAGAATTTGATGATTTATTGAGTTATGGAATATTTGGTCTAATAGATGCTATAGAGAAGTTTGATATTAATAGAGGATTAAAATTTGAGACATATGCGCAAATTAGAGTTAGAGGTGCGATAATAGATAATTTAAGAAAACTAGATTGGATTCCTAGATCTTTAAGAAAAAAAGCTAAAGAGCTAGAGGAAATTGTTAGAGAATTAGAGAATAATTTAGGAAGAACAGTTACATATAAAGATGTTGCTAAAAAGCTAAATATTGATGAAAAAGAAGTAGAAAAATTGTTTAGAGAGATTTCAATTTATAATATTGTTTCGCTAGAAGATATTATTGCTTCTGGTAATGAAATAATATTTAAAAACAACTATGATACTCCAGAAGGACAATTTGAAAAAAAAGAAATAAAATCTATACTTAGTAGAATTATTGATACTTTGCCAGAAAAAGAAAAATTAGTTATATCGCTGTATTACTATGATGAACTAACTTATAAGGAGATAAGTGAGATTTTAGGAGTTTCTGAATCAAGGATATCACAATTACATAGTAAAGCTCTTATTTCTATCAAAAGCAAGTTAAAACATATAGGAATATTTAATTAA
- a CDS encoding chemotaxis protein CheD: protein MKVIKVGMADLAVSKSPCIITTLGLGSCVGIVLYDRKNKIGGLAHIMLPSSLDIKNNSNKAKFADTAIEILIEEMIKIGANKNDLVAKLAGGSQMFKFSTQNEILRIGDRNVIASKKKLKEYGIRIVAEDTGGNYGRTIELNCEDGSLMVRTIGRGCKYI, encoded by the coding sequence ATGAAAGTAATAAAAGTAGGTATGGCAGATTTAGCAGTTTCTAAATCACCTTGCATAATTACAACTTTGGGATTAGGTTCATGTGTAGGCATTGTTCTATATGATAGAAAAAATAAAATTGGTGGATTAGCTCATATAATGTTACCGTCTAGCTTGGATATAAAAAATAATTCAAATAAGGCAAAATTTGCAGATACTGCAATTGAAATACTGATTGAAGAAATGATTAAAATTGGAGCAAATAAAAATGACCTAGTAGCTAAATTAGCTGGTGGTTCGCAGATGTTTAAGTTCAGTACTCAAAATGAGATACTGAGAATAGGTGATAGAAATGTGATAGCATCAAAAAAGAAATTAAAAGAATATGGCATTCGAATAGTAGCTGAAGATACAGGAGGAAATTATGGTAGAACTATTGAGTTAAACTGCGAGGATGGTTCATTAATGGTAAGAACGATTGGTAGAGGATGTAAATATATTTAA
- a CDS encoding chemotaxis protein CheC, whose translation MDINNLNIILLDVLREIGNIGSGNAATALAGIINKKVDMDVPQVKILDFNEVANVLGGAEKPVVGIYFEMNGDIKGNIMFILNIDSARCLLNLLFKSNNESNEFTDMDMSALSEVGNILAASYINSLSMLSDMVLKISVPSIAIDMAGAILSVPAIQFGYISDKVLFIETQFKEGNNQVTGNLFLIPELDSFETMLKKLGVVEI comes from the coding sequence ATGGATATAAATAATTTAAATATTATATTATTAGATGTGCTAAGAGAAATAGGTAATATAGGTTCTGGGAATGCAGCAACTGCATTAGCAGGTATTATAAATAAGAAGGTAGATATGGATGTACCCCAAGTAAAAATATTAGACTTTAATGAAGTAGCAAATGTACTTGGCGGAGCAGAAAAACCTGTTGTTGGAATTTATTTTGAGATGAATGGAGATATAAAAGGGAATATCATGTTCATTTTGAATATAGATTCTGCACGTTGCTTATTAAATTTACTTTTTAAAAGTAATAATGAAAGTAATGAATTTACTGATATGGATATGTCGGCTTTATCTGAGGTTGGCAATATACTTGCTGCTTCATATATAAATTCTTTGAGTATGCTTTCTGATATGGTTTTGAAAATTTCAGTTCCATCTATAGCGATTGATATGGCAGGAGCAATTTTAAGTGTACCAGCTATACAGTTTGGATATATCAGTGATAAGGTTTTATTTATTGAAACTCAGTTTAAAGAAGGGAATAATCAGGTAACTGGAAATTTATTTTTAATACCAGAATTAGATTCTTTTGAAACAATGTTAAAAAAATTAGGGGTAGTTGAAATATGA
- a CDS encoding chemotaxis protein CheW, which translates to MNSIESINTNQYVLFKLDDESYGIEIEYVKTIEKITNITRVPNTKPYVKGVINLRGEVIPVIDLRERFGLPIRAYDNDTRVIIVSIKDFVIGLVVDSSSEVIHLNDNEVDNPPTIGETNTVEFVKGIGKKDGNLIMLLNLKKIL; encoded by the coding sequence TTGAATTCGATAGAAAGTATAAATACAAATCAATATGTTTTATTTAAATTAGATGATGAAAGTTATGGAATTGAAATTGAGTATGTTAAAACGATTGAGAAGATTACAAATATAACAAGGGTACCCAACACAAAGCCTTATGTTAAAGGAGTTATAAATTTACGTGGAGAAGTTATTCCTGTTATTGATTTAAGAGAAAGGTTTGGACTACCAATAAGGGCCTATGATAATGATACGAGAGTTATAATTGTTTCAATAAAAGATTTTGTAATTGGATTAGTAGTAGATTCTTCATCAGAAGTAATTCATTTAAATGATAATGAAGTGGACAATCCTCCTACAATAGGAGAGACAAATACAGTTGAATTTGTTAAAGGTATAGGAAAAAAAGATGGGAATTTGATTATGCTTCTAAATCTGAAAAAAATTTTATAG
- a CDS encoding chemotaxis protein CheA yields MDISQYLDIFIDESKEHLHNLNGSLLSLEKNPDDKELINEIFRVAHTLKGMSGTMGFTKIANLTHEMENLLDAIRNDRLAINTDIIDLLFKCFDTLEEYINIIAVEGEEGEQDNKELIIKLNSVLNNNEGCKSETSIKKEKADRVNNLSEYAINIVKKAQEKGLSAYTIDVTLKEDCMLKAARAFIVFNTLERYGEIIYSKPSVEDIEDEKFDLSFSITILSKIDENIILDELNKITDVEIIKIKKLDNMNSINNDKTLEGTNNIQNKDQIKTEKKSKKKNNKVGKTVRVDIDRLDNLMNLVSELIIIKTRMEEVGGRTENHNMNEAIEYLERITTSIHDAVMKVRMVPIDRVFNRFPRMVRDLSKELGKDIKLIMSGEETEVDRTVIDEIGDPLIHLIRNSIDHGIESPEERLEIGKKEFGSLYLRAYPDGNNVVIEVEDDGRGIDLEKVKRKAVDKKIITEEIAYNMSKEEIISLLFRAGFSTAEKISDISGRGVGLDVVKNKIESIGGNIEVETEKGKGTKFIIRIPLTLAIIQALLIKLKDEIYALPLSSIKEITTIKSQTIRKVQNHEVVLFRNKTLPIIRLDEVLGIEKFDEIDEREELITVIAKKGDKEAGLIVDKLIGQQEIVIKSLGKYLSGTRYIAGATILGDGSISLILDINSLF; encoded by the coding sequence TTGGATATTAGTCAATATCTTGATATATTTATAGATGAGTCTAAAGAACATTTACATAATTTAAATGGTAGTTTATTAAGTTTGGAAAAAAATCCTGACGATAAAGAATTAATTAATGAGATATTTAGAGTAGCACATACTTTAAAAGGTATGTCTGGTACAATGGGATTTACTAAAATAGCAAATTTGACACATGAAATGGAAAATTTGCTGGATGCAATAAGAAATGACAGATTAGCTATTAATACTGATATTATTGATTTATTATTTAAATGTTTTGATACTCTCGAGGAGTATATTAATATTATAGCTGTAGAAGGTGAAGAGGGAGAACAAGACAATAAAGAATTGATTATTAAGTTGAATTCTGTTTTAAATAATAATGAAGGTTGCAAATCGGAAACTAGTATAAAAAAAGAGAAAGCTGATCGTGTGAATAATCTTAGTGAATATGCTATTAACATTGTAAAAAAGGCACAGGAAAAAGGATTAAGTGCATATACGATTGATGTAACTTTAAAAGAAGATTGTATGTTAAAAGCAGCAAGAGCATTTATTGTATTCAATACATTAGAAAGATATGGAGAAATAATTTATTCAAAACCTTCAGTTGAAGATATAGAGGATGAAAAGTTTGATTTAAGCTTTTCGATAACGATTTTAAGTAAAATTGATGAAAACATTATTTTAGATGAACTGAATAAGATAACTGATGTTGAAATTATTAAAATAAAGAAACTAGATAATATGAATAGTATAAACAATGACAAGACTTTAGAAGGGACTAATAATATACAAAATAAAGATCAAATTAAAACTGAGAAAAAAAGTAAAAAGAAAAATAATAAAGTAGGAAAAACTGTTAGAGTTGATATTGATAGACTTGATAATTTGATGAATCTTGTAAGTGAATTAATTATCATTAAAACAAGAATGGAAGAAGTTGGTGGTCGCACAGAAAATCATAATATGAATGAGGCAATTGAATATTTAGAAAGAATTACTACTAGTATACATGATGCAGTTATGAAAGTAAGAATGGTACCTATTGATAGAGTTTTCAATAGATTTCCTAGAATGGTACGAGATTTATCAAAAGAGTTGGGTAAGGATATTAAACTCATTATGTCTGGTGAGGAGACTGAAGTAGATAGAACAGTAATTGATGAGATAGGAGATCCTTTAATTCATTTAATACGAAATTCGATAGATCATGGAATAGAAAGTCCAGAAGAAAGGTTAGAAATTGGCAAGAAAGAATTTGGTTCTTTATATTTAAGAGCGTATCCAGATGGTAATAATGTTGTTATAGAGGTTGAAGATGATGGTAGAGGTATTGATTTGGAAAAAGTTAAACGTAAAGCAGTAGATAAGAAAATAATAACAGAAGAAATAGCATATAACATGTCTAAGGAAGAGATAATTTCTTTACTCTTTAGAGCTGGCTTTAGTACAGCTGAAAAAATATCAGATATTTCAGGTAGAGGTGTAGGTTTAGATGTAGTCAAAAATAAAATTGAGTCTATAGGTGGTAATATTGAAGTTGAAACAGAAAAAGGGAAAGGTACAAAATTTATAATAAGAATACCGCTAACATTAGCAATAATTCAAGCGTTATTAATAAAACTGAAAGATGAAATTTATGCATTGCCGTTAAGTTCAATAAAGGAAATAACAACTATTAAAAGCCAAACTATTAGAAAAGTGCAGAATCATGAAGTCGTTTTATTTAGAAATAAAACATTGCCAATAATTAGATTAGATGAAGTTTTAGGAATCGAGAAATTTGATGAAATTGATGAGAGAGAAGAATTGATTACAGTTATTGCAAAGAAGGGTGATAAGGAGGCAGGACTGATTGTAGACAAGCTTATAGGCCAACAAGAAATAGTAATAAAATCATTAGGAAAATATTTATCAGGAACTAGATATATAGCAGGAGCAACAATTTTGGGAGATGGTAGTATATCACTTATACTGGATATAAATTCTTTATTTTAA
- a CDS encoding protein-glutamate methylesterase/protein-glutamine glutaminase yields the protein MIKVLVVDDSAFMRKIISDILSSDETIEVVGTAKDGKDALDKISYLNPDVITLDIEMPVMDGIEALREIMKKFRKPVVMLSSLTSQGAEATLRALEYGAVDFITKPTNIFKVGSQEKKVEIIKKVKVAANAALLNTVTDKHTVFKKRSIDITNKEEKLDYIVALGTSTGGPRALQAIIPTLPNEINAALVVVQHMPQGFTKSLANRLNSMSQLVVKEGEDGELVRRGYCYIAPGGYHMTLDEVGINKVYIRLSKEKPVSGHRPSVDVLMKSVAKIKYLKKIGVILTGMGSDGSQGIKLIKENNGFTIAQDEKSCVVFGMPKAAINIGGISKILPLESISNEVLNILGVL from the coding sequence ATGATTAAGGTTCTAGTTGTAGATGATTCAGCATTTATGCGTAAGATAATAAGTGATATTTTATCTAGCGATGAAACGATTGAAGTTGTTGGAACTGCTAAGGATGGCAAAGATGCTTTAGATAAAATATCTTATTTAAATCCTGATGTTATTACATTAGACATTGAAATGCCAGTGATGGATGGAATCGAAGCATTAAGAGAAATTATGAAAAAATTCAGAAAACCAGTTGTAATGCTTAGTAGTTTGACTAGCCAAGGTGCTGAAGCGACTTTAAGAGCTTTAGAATATGGAGCTGTTGATTTTATTACAAAACCAACTAATATTTTTAAGGTAGGAAGTCAAGAGAAAAAAGTAGAAATTATAAAGAAAGTTAAAGTAGCTGCAAATGCTGCCTTACTAAATACTGTGACGGACAAGCATACGGTTTTCAAAAAAAGATCTATAGATATAACTAATAAAGAAGAAAAATTAGATTACATAGTTGCTTTGGGAACTTCTACTGGCGGACCAAGAGCACTACAGGCAATAATACCAACTCTACCAAATGAAATTAATGCTGCTTTAGTTGTTGTACAACATATGCCACAGGGTTTTACTAAATCTCTAGCTAATAGATTAAACTCTATGTCACAGCTTGTAGTAAAGGAAGGTGAAGATGGAGAGTTAGTAAGAAGAGGATATTGTTATATTGCTCCAGGTGGTTACCACATGACATTAGATGAAGTAGGTATTAATAAAGTATACATAAGATTAAGCAAGGAAAAGCCTGTTTCTGGACATAGACCATCTGTAGATGTTTTAATGAAATCAGTTGCAAAAATTAAATATCTTAAAAAAATAGGTGTGATATTAACAGGAATGGGTTCTGATGGAAGTCAGGGTATAAAACTTATTAAAGAAAATAATGGTTTTACTATTGCACAAGATGAAAAAAGTTGTGTTGTTTTTGGAATGCCAAAGGCTGCGATAAATATCGGGGGTATCAGTAAAATATTACCTTTAGAGTCAATTTCAAATGAGGTTTTAAATATATTGGGGGTGTTATAA